One window from the genome of Cucumis melo cultivar AY chromosome 12, USDA_Cmelo_AY_1.0, whole genome shotgun sequence encodes:
- the LOC103488097 gene encoding polyprenol reductase 2, with amino-acid sequence MELGIVWLLRAAWVAGILPIIVAFLPFSKLNWFRGILLRFAKRGKILQSSSQKFTVPQKFFCHFYVLAVIWTTLLLGTTWIYAYVSTPEISEPFNFPAITSQLTGSSSLFPWQKSHSSWREHGFLVWKAVFLILLMEVQVLRRLYETIYVFNYSPSARMHIFGYLTGLFFYTAAPLSLCSNCILEVYHFAASGLAQFIVQGRRHMPDVEISPLDAVIPLSNLGWCQWIGAALFFWGWIHQHRCHQILGSLRVRREQSEEYRIPHGDWFEVVSSPHYLAEIVIYGGLVVASGGKDLTIWLLFGFVVVNLAFVAAETHRWYFRKFDNYPRNRFAIIPYIY; translated from the exons ATGGAGCTGGGAATTGTTTGGCTTCTCAGAGCTGCTTGGGTTGCGGGAATTTTGCCTATAATTGTAGCCTTCTTACCCTTCTCTAAATTGAATTGGTTTCGTGGAATTCTGTTGAGGTTTGCGAAGAGAGGGAAGATTTTGCAATCGTCTTCTCAA aAATTCACTGTACCTCAAAAATTCTTCTGCCACTTTTATGTGTTGGCTGTTATTTGGACAACCTTGTTGTTAGGAACAACTTGGATTTATGCATATGTATCAACCCCGGAAATCTCAGAACCATTTAACTTTCCTGCCATTACCAGCCAGTTGACTGGAAGTTCAAGTTTGTTTCCATGGCAAAAATCTCATTCATCTTGGAGGGAACATGGATTCCTGGTCTGGAAAGCGGTTTTTCTGATTTTATTAATGGAAGTTCAAGTTTTGAGACGTCTTTATGAAACAATATACGTTTTCAACTATAGTCCCTCGGCTCGGATGCACATCTTTGGATATTTAACTGGCTTGTT TTTCTATACAGCAGCTCCTCTATCACTTTGTAGCAATTGTATTCTAGAAGTGTATCACTTTGCCGCAAGTGGACTAGCTCAGTTTATTGTTCAAGGAAGAAGGCATATGCCTGATGTTGAAATTAGCCCGTTGGATGCTGTGATTCCTTTATCAAATTTAGGTTGGTGTCAGTGGATTGGTGCAGCTTTATTCTTTTGGGGTTGGATTCATCAGCATCGTTGCCATCAGATTCTG GGCTCACTGCGGGTACGTAGAGAACAATCTGAAGAATATAGAATTCCTCATGGTGATTGGTTCGAAGTCGTGTCTTCTCCACACTATCTTGCCGAGATT GTTATATATGGTGGACTTGTGGTTGCGAGTGGAGGAAAAGATTTGACAATCTGGTTACTTTTTGGATTTGTg GTGGTAAATTTGGCCTTTGTAGCAGCAGAAACCCATAGGTGGTATTTTCGTAAATTTGATAATTATCCAAGAAATCGATTTGCTATTATACCATATATATATTGA